A genomic stretch from Desulfonauticus submarinus includes:
- a CDS encoding glycosyltransferase family 4 protein, with the protein MRIVFFSSSSTSSGGTRQALYTLQELTKLGHKTAFVVPKNSTIINKCPNTNWIELPNNIQQWKDFFFNFIYNYKPSIIHAYHNKAIKKIAWWSLFFKTKKIAILAHRGVVFRPTNPLPYWSWGIDCFTANSQACAQKIHQIGVPRQKIEVVYNCLPPNRTLPTIDKKSILQQLHINPQEVVIGTISGNSPIKGVNIFLRAISKLKDLSFKVLILGANKEKWIDLVQQLKIEHLVHFLGHQENVANYLQIMDIFCIPSLSESIPNTLLEAIAFNLPVVASKVGGIPEILEGKGILVSPGRSDELAQGLKKLYLNKKLRNILGEKLGNLRKNFLPQTKAKQLETLYQKLLRKKLCF; encoded by the coding sequence ATGCGTATAGTATTTTTCTCTTCATCTAGTACTAGTAGCGGAGGAACAAGGCAGGCTCTTTATACCCTTCAAGAATTGACTAAACTTGGTCATAAGACAGCTTTTGTAGTTCCTAAGAACTCTACTATCATTAACAAATGTCCAAATACTAATTGGATAGAACTTCCCAATAATATCCAACAGTGGAAAGATTTTTTCTTTAATTTTATCTATAACTATAAACCGTCAATAATCCATGCTTACCATAACAAGGCAATCAAAAAAATAGCCTGGTGGAGTCTTTTTTTTAAAACTAAAAAAATTGCTATCCTAGCCCATAGGGGAGTTGTATTTAGACCTACAAATCCTTTACCCTATTGGTCCTGGGGTATTGATTGTTTTACAGCTAATTCCCAAGCTTGTGCTCAAAAAATACATCAAATTGGTGTTCCAAGACAAAAAATAGAAGTCGTGTATAACTGTCTACCTCCTAATCGCACCTTACCAACCATTGATAAAAAAAGCATTTTGCAACAACTCCATATTAATCCCCAAGAAGTAGTAATTGGTACCATCTCAGGCAACTCTCCTATTAAAGGAGTAAATATCTTTCTAAGAGCTATATCTAAATTAAAGGATTTATCTTTCAAAGTTTTAATCTTGGGTGCTAATAAAGAGAAGTGGATAGATTTAGTTCAACAACTTAAAATCGAACACCTCGTACATTTCTTAGGACATCAAGAAAATGTGGCTAACTATCTCCAAATTATGGATATTTTTTGCATACCATCTCTTAGCGAAAGTATTCCCAATACTCTATTAGAAGCTATTGCTTTCAACCTGCCTGTAGTAGCTTCCAAGGTAGGAGGCATACCTGAAATATTAGAAGGGAAAGGGATCCTTGTATCTCCAGGTAGAAGCGATGAGTTAGCCCAAGGTTTAAAAAAGCTCTATTTAAACAAAAAACTTAGAAATATCTTAGGAGAAAAGCTGGGAAATTTAAGAAAAAATTTTCTACCTCAGACCAAAGCAAAACAATTAGAAACTTTATATCAAAAACTTCTTAGGAAAAAACTATGTTTTTAA
- a CDS encoding glycosyltransferase family 4 protein has protein sequence MIIRYFAKTHIPSYSANSIQVVNMIISLSKQVEKVFLYIPFKPKRLLLSSLKTIFFRYGVKYPKNLKISFLKKDKNFLFEESAINYINKKLQNSTDLFFTRNIFIAYFLTQKNKKVIYESHEFSKDKQFKNFKSFIESINKHKYSKIIAISNSISQKYQKNGLMQQKIKVFPDGINEDFFKKKNKKTKEKYLSRLFKNKGIYNQKIVLYTGSLKKEKGVYFLLKIAQKLPHINFIIVGGRPKEIEEIKKDINSYKNIYIHPYIKYKNIPVLLQEADILVMPYLKKGSLIDSMSPLKMFEYLASGKPILASKLPVIEEILQDNYNSFLFEPENIDSFIKSLKKIFSLSIEDLKYISNNALQTAKQHTWDKRVKNILNWYHKTCV, from the coding sequence ATGATCATTAGATATTTTGCAAAAACTCATATCCCTTCTTATAGTGCTAATTCTATTCAAGTAGTAAATATGATTATATCTTTATCCAAGCAAGTCGAAAAAGTATTTCTCTATATTCCTTTTAAACCTAAAAGACTATTGCTCAGTAGCCTTAAAACAATCTTTTTTCGATATGGAGTGAAATATCCTAAAAATTTAAAAATTTCTTTTTTAAAAAAAGATAAAAATTTTCTATTTGAAGAATCTGCTATTAATTATATAAATAAAAAACTACAAAATAGCACCGATCTTTTTTTTACAAGAAATATCTTTATAGCCTATTTTTTAACCCAAAAAAACAAAAAAGTCATTTATGAATCTCATGAGTTCTCAAAAGATAAACAATTTAAAAACTTTAAAAGTTTTATAGAATCAATCAATAAACACAAATATAGTAAAATTATTGCAATATCTAACTCTATATCACAAAAATATCAAAAAAATGGTCTTATGCAACAAAAAATTAAAGTTTTTCCTGATGGAATCAATGAAGACTTCTTCAAAAAAAAGAATAAAAAGACAAAAGAAAAATATCTTTCTAGATTATTTAAAAATAAAGGGATATATAACCAAAAAATTGTTTTGTACACAGGATCTTTAAAAAAGGAAAAAGGCGTCTATTTTCTTTTGAAAATAGCTCAAAAACTACCTCATATAAATTTTATAATTGTTGGAGGAAGGCCTAAAGAGATAGAAGAGATTAAAAAAGATATTAATAGTTACAAAAATATTTATATACATCCCTATATTAAGTATAAAAATATACCTGTTTTGCTTCAAGAAGCAGATATTTTAGTTATGCCTTATCTAAAAAAAGGGAGTTTAATTGATTCAATGTCTCCCTTAAAAATGTTTGAATACTTAGCTAGTGGCAAACCAATTTTAGCTTCAAAATTGCCAGTAATAGAAGAAATATTGCAAGACAATTACAATTCCTTTTTATTTGAACCTGAAAACATAGATAGTTTTATAAAAAGTCTAAAAAAAATATTTTCCTTATCTATTGAAGACCTTAAGTATATCTCTAACAATGCTCTTCAAACTGCAAAACAACATACCTGGGATAAAAGAGTAAAAAATATTCTAAATTGGTATCATAAAACATGCGTATAG
- a CDS encoding O-antigen ligase family protein, giving the protein MIYYIKSIAKNSFESLIQNKDIAFCLLFFSFLFFLPVKVDIYNGVGILYIFILLTKKKIYLYNLYDEFIFIIIGLWIISFISSLYNNLATNTTFDILTAIFPYLFAKFLKYENINKYLLSFIIILLLVCIICFFKRFGHTNFNLVSALFFKNISRSSLFLACGILISLFLSLKQEKILLKYIFLTISLFFIPFIFSLQELTSLAAVVLCVCILLFKMTSKRYTILIILFASIVLVLFTNNKFKTLSNKPLSHVTVNHRYNMWIAAINMFKEKPLLGQGYKSFKKKYTYYLDKKNMHYDPSIINGGYQDAHNITLHLLAETGILGALLITLMFIYIFYIGIWKFSTNCMLFISSLCILLIYLNMQLHVHLDVNSVRALLFFFIGLFKNSLSHIQNDH; this is encoded by the coding sequence ATGATATATTATATAAAATCAATAGCAAAAAATAGCTTCGAAAGTCTAATTCAAAATAAAGATATAGCTTTTTGTTTACTATTTTTTTCTTTTTTATTTTTTCTGCCAGTCAAGGTAGATATATATAATGGAGTAGGGATCTTATATATTTTTATTCTTTTAACAAAGAAAAAAATATACTTATATAATTTATATGATGAATTTATTTTTATTATTATAGGTTTATGGATAATATCTTTTATAAGTTCACTATATAATAACTTAGCAACGAACACAACTTTTGATATTTTAACAGCAATATTCCCTTATCTATTTGCAAAATTTTTAAAATATGAAAATATAAATAAATATTTACTGTCTTTCATAATTATTTTGCTACTAGTTTGTATAATTTGCTTTTTTAAAAGATTCGGCCATACTAATTTTAACCTAGTATCAGCTTTATTTTTTAAAAATATCTCAAGAAGTTCTTTATTCTTAGCCTGTGGAATATTAATATCTTTATTTCTCAGCTTGAAACAAGAAAAAATACTTTTAAAATATATTTTTCTAACTATTAGTCTCTTTTTTATTCCTTTTATCTTTTCTCTACAGGAATTAACAAGTTTAGCTGCAGTAGTTTTATGTGTGTGTATTTTACTATTTAAAATGACATCTAAGCGCTATACTATCTTAATAATTTTATTTGCCTCGATCGTTCTCGTCTTATTTACTAATAATAAGTTCAAAACTCTATCCAATAAACCTCTCAGCCATGTTACTGTCAACCACAGATATAATATGTGGATAGCGGCGATAAATATGTTCAAAGAGAAACCTTTATTGGGACAAGGATACAAATCTTTTAAAAAGAAATACACATATTACCTAGATAAAAAAAATATGCACTATGATCCATCAATTATAAATGGAGGATATCAAGATGCTCATAATATTACCTTACATTTATTAGCAGAAACTGGCATATTGGGCGCTCTACTAATTACATTAATGTTTATTTATATTTTCTACATAGGTATATGGAAATTTTCTACTAACTGTATGCTATTTATTTCATCACTTTGCATTCTCTTAATATATCTCAATATGCAATTGCATGTCCATTTAGATGTTAATAGTGTTAGAGCTCTTCTTTTCTTTTTTATAGGATTATTTAAAAATAGTCTCTCACATATTCAAAATGATCATTAG
- a CDS encoding glycosyltransferase gives MQIAFVNSTHKWGGVKTWTLDVALALKKYAKTNCIILGRKGPFLDKAQELSLRTYEIKFGPDYNPITIAKFITIFKKENIHYVIVNVGKDMRTAGVAAKILNIPVIHRVGLPGDMKNKIDVRLMHKWIKPKILVPCEYIKQGLLKNLPFLQSNEIKVILTGKEPSPTPPQKVHTPLQFISTSQLNPDKGHKDILFALCKLKQQGYDFHYHIVGTGKSEQELKQLASQLQLNDKITWHGFQKNVRNLLKKADVFILASYSEGLPNSLLEAMAEGLIPVARNVGGVKEISPSHTFLWEEENLFLSILEDLLNTQEYKLLKLKKEIWSFFQKKFNLLQKSLELNDILYKINSKK, from the coding sequence ATGCAAATAGCATTTGTTAATTCTACTCATAAGTGGGGAGGAGTAAAAACTTGGACTTTAGATGTTGCTCTAGCCCTAAAAAAATATGCCAAAACTAATTGCATTATTTTAGGTCGCAAAGGCCCTTTTTTAGACAAGGCTCAAGAACTTTCTCTAAGAACTTATGAAATAAAATTTGGCCCAGATTATAATCCTATAACCATTGCAAAATTTATAACTATCTTTAAAAAGGAAAATATACACTATGTTATAGTGAATGTAGGCAAGGACATGCGTACTGCAGGAGTGGCAGCTAAAATACTCAATATCCCTGTTATCCATAGAGTAGGATTGCCTGGAGATATGAAAAACAAAATAGATGTAAGGTTAATGCACAAATGGATAAAGCCAAAAATTCTAGTGCCTTGCGAATATATCAAACAAGGTTTATTAAAAAATTTACCTTTTCTTCAATCCAATGAAATAAAAGTTATTCTAACAGGCAAAGAACCTTCACCCACCCCTCCTCAAAAAGTCCATACCCCATTACAATTTATATCAACTAGTCAATTAAACCCAGATAAAGGCCACAAAGATATATTATTTGCTCTTTGTAAATTAAAACAACAAGGATATGACTTTCACTATCATATAGTTGGCACTGGTAAAAGCGAACAAGAGCTAAAACAACTAGCATCTCAATTACAGTTAAATGATAAAATAACATGGCATGGATTCCAAAAAAATGTGCGCAACTTGTTAAAAAAAGCAGATGTCTTTATTTTAGCCTCATATAGTGAAGGCTTGCCAAACAGTCTTTTAGAAGCTATGGCAGAAGGTCTCATTCCTGTTGCAAGGAATGTAGGAGGGGTTAAAGAAATATCTCCATCCCATACTTTTTTATGGGAAGAGGAAAATCTTTTTTTATCAATACTAGAGGATTTACTAAATACCCAAGAATACAAACTATTAAAATTAAAAAAAGAAATTTGGTCTTTTTTTCAGAAAAAATTTAATTTATTGCAAAAAAGTTTAGAATTAAATGATATATTATATAAAATCAATAGCAAAAAATAG
- a CDS encoding glycosyltransferase, translated as MSQKPILFRVTNNLGIGGIQRRLRSLLPKLLPWYEVHIVTYKAKGIFFNELQKQGVHCHFIPLKGKWDPIGIIKLAKLFKKYNADIVHTHSLGGNISGILAATIAKVPVKIAQVHLSSLHWYAKNKIHRKKQIIEENIVHLLFTNKILFVSKESQNYFLNHTRGLKHKVFLLHNGLELPKNSISIAPELSKLKKKVVGFVGRIAKGKGLDYFLEFAVEVLKQSDDFVFVIVGPGEVEKWKAKIPKWAKNDILFLGEKKDIYKYYKGLDILLFTSEPKIEGMPGVVLEAACLGIPILARKSEVLREIQEYYPNLKFIDEHVSKAEMLYKTLALKPADTSRIKEHFSIDAMLKRTIQLYQELMGKI; from the coding sequence ATGTCCCAAAAACCTATTCTATTCAGAGTCACAAATAATCTAGGCATTGGGGGGATTCAAAGAAGATTACGATCCCTCCTGCCAAAATTGCTTCCATGGTATGAAGTACATATTGTAACTTATAAAGCCAAAGGAATTTTCTTTAACGAATTACAAAAACAAGGTGTCCATTGTCATTTTATCCCCTTAAAAGGAAAATGGGATCCTATTGGCATTATAAAATTAGCTAAACTGTTTAAAAAATATAACGCAGATATCGTTCACACACATTCTTTAGGAGGAAATATCTCTGGGATCTTAGCTGCAACTATAGCTAAAGTCCCTGTAAAAATAGCCCAAGTGCATTTAAGTTCACTCCACTGGTACGCAAAAAATAAAATACATAGGAAAAAACAAATTATTGAAGAAAATATTGTCCATCTTTTATTTACAAATAAAATTCTATTTGTCTCCAAAGAGTCTCAAAACTATTTTCTAAACCATACTAGGGGATTAAAACACAAAGTTTTTTTATTACATAATGGACTAGAACTACCAAAAAACAGTATTTCTATAGCACCAGAACTTTCAAAACTTAAGAAAAAAGTTGTAGGTTTTGTAGGAAGAATAGCTAAAGGAAAAGGATTAGATTACTTTTTAGAATTTGCTGTAGAGGTTTTAAAGCAAAGTGACGACTTTGTCTTTGTTATCGTAGGTCCAGGCGAAGTTGAAAAATGGAAAGCAAAAATTCCTAAGTGGGCAAAAAATGACATCTTATTTCTAGGAGAAAAAAAAGATATTTATAAGTACTATAAAGGACTAGATATTTTATTGTTTACCTCTGAACCTAAAATTGAAGGAATGCCAGGTGTAGTTTTAGAAGCAGCCTGCTTAGGAATTCCCATATTAGCAAGAAAATCAGAGGTATTAAGGGAAATCCAAGAATATTACCCTAACCTCAAATTTATTGACGAACATGTTAGTAAAGCAGAAATGCTCTACAAAACTCTCGCCTTAAAACCAGCAGACACCTCAAGAATTAAGGAACATTTCTCAATAGATGCAATGTTAAAAAGAACTATACAATTATATCAAGAATTAATGGGCAAAATTTAA
- a CDS encoding amino acid ABC transporter permease gives MWRYVLEKNWTQNLILIFFGLIMVYYWGFVFDFGYKFDWSVLYTVNETYGENLGFYLIKGLKLTVEISLWSSAFALLLGVVFGLGRLSSFKPYYYFSTVYVEFFRNTPLLVQLFFWYFALPQGLPESWRQFLFSQNYEFLSATLGLSIYTGAFMAEIIRAGIQSIPKGLLEAAYSSGLSYFQILRKIILPLAFRAIIPPLGSEFLNNMKNSSLAMVVGVPELCWQSQQIESLTFRGFEATTAATFIYLSLSLTISGILNLINAKLQIIPKEKRTWQHKLAYTIFSPFDFIFQLLNWIGQLFSSKKNRLSPQASKTKLELLWYNLWLWTKKITSFCLKTVFILALSFLLYKAIMGIFHLNWTIIEKNIRYLLIWRFPSNEPGDFFWGLGGLAFSILMAVIAISVSFFIGLIVGIARTSKYRLFRIPALLYIELIRGNPLIMVIFWVYFFVPIFTKVYINVFWSATIALTIFTGAYLAEIVRGGIQNLPLGQFEAAYSTGLNYFQTMRKIVLPQALKQMIPAIVGQFIAIFKDTSLAYVIGVLELTFVAQSLNNRLMIYPFEIYTTVAFLYFICCYLMSIVAAKLENRLKTDTFRLQM, from the coding sequence ATGTGGAGATATGTTTTAGAAAAAAATTGGACTCAAAATCTTATTCTAATCTTCTTTGGCCTTATAATGGTCTATTATTGGGGTTTTGTCTTTGATTTTGGCTATAAGTTTGATTGGTCTGTTCTATATACAGTCAATGAAACTTATGGAGAAAATCTGGGCTTTTACTTAATTAAAGGCCTAAAACTTACTGTTGAAATTTCTTTATGGAGTTCTGCCTTTGCTTTATTGTTAGGAGTTGTTTTTGGGTTAGGGCGGCTCTCTTCTTTCAAACCCTATTATTATTTTTCCACAGTTTATGTGGAATTTTTTCGTAATACCCCTTTATTGGTTCAACTCTTTTTCTGGTATTTTGCCCTACCCCAAGGATTACCTGAAAGTTGGCGTCAATTTCTATTCTCTCAAAACTACGAATTTTTAAGTGCTACGTTAGGTCTTTCAATTTATACTGGCGCATTTATGGCAGAAATCATCCGGGCAGGTATTCAATCTATTCCTAAAGGACTCTTAGAGGCTGCGTACTCCTCTGGACTTTCTTATTTTCAAATTTTAAGAAAAATTATCTTACCTTTAGCCTTTAGAGCCATTATCCCTCCTTTAGGGAGCGAATTTCTAAATAACATGAAAAACTCATCTTTAGCTATGGTAGTAGGAGTTCCTGAACTCTGCTGGCAATCCCAACAAATAGAATCTCTTACCTTTAGAGGTTTTGAAGCTACTACCGCAGCTACCTTTATTTATCTTTCACTATCTCTAACTATATCTGGTATCCTAAATCTAATAAATGCCAAACTCCAAATAATACCTAAAGAAAAAAGAACTTGGCAACATAAACTGGCTTATACAATATTCTCTCCCTTTGACTTTATCTTTCAGTTATTAAACTGGATAGGTCAATTATTTTCCTCTAAGAAAAACAGGTTATCTCCCCAAGCAAGCAAAACTAAATTGGAACTACTCTGGTACAATTTGTGGTTGTGGACAAAAAAAATTACAAGCTTCTGTCTTAAAACCGTATTTATACTGGCTCTATCATTTTTGCTTTATAAAGCAATTATGGGAATTTTCCATCTCAACTGGACAATAATAGAAAAAAATATACGTTACCTTTTAATTTGGAGATTTCCTAGCAATGAACCAGGAGATTTCTTTTGGGGGCTTGGAGGACTTGCTTTTTCTATTTTAATGGCTGTAATCGCAATTAGTGTAAGTTTTTTTATAGGACTTATTGTAGGTATTGCAAGAACTAGCAAATATCGGCTCTTCCGTATTCCAGCATTACTCTATATAGAATTAATTAGAGGAAACCCTTTAATCATGGTAATCTTCTGGGTTTACTTTTTTGTGCCTATATTTACTAAAGTATATATCAATGTCTTTTGGAGCGCTACCATTGCCCTAACTATTTTTACAGGAGCCTATTTAGCTGAAATAGTTCGCGGCGGAATACAAAACTTACCTCTAGGGCAGTTTGAAGCAGCCTACAGCACAGGACTTAATTATTTTCAAACAATGAGAAAAATAGTTTTGCCTCAAGCTCTAAAGCAGATGATCCCGGCTATTGTAGGACAGTTTATAGCAATTTTTAAAGATACTTCTTTAGCCTATGTAATAGGGGTATTAGAACTTACCTTTGTGGCTCAAAGTTTAAATAATAGACTTATGATCTATCCATTTGAAATTTATACAACTGTAGCTTTTCTTTATTTTATTTGTTGCTATCTTATGAGTATTGTTGCTGCTAAATTAGAAAATAGGCTCAAAACTGATACGTTTAGGCTCCAAATGTGA
- a CDS encoding ABC transporter substrate-binding protein — protein MFKFKALFIGLLGILLFAQFAFAGPTYERVMKTKVIRAGIMTDSIPGAFYNDKGEWVGFDVDIAEAIAKRLGCKLERVAVNNKTRIAFVQQGRIDMSVANMTHKRERDKSIDFSITYFFDGQKFLAKKGKYTKWEDFVGKKIAVQQGTTSEINVKNLLKKLGDPNYEKNVISFQKESECFQALKMDRVAAWSTDSTILLGYAAKEPGKYELVGDFFSDEPYGIGLPENDSDWRDAINFTLQDMWKDGTYMKIYNKWYGPNTPYYFPLTRSIEMWP, from the coding sequence ATGTTTAAGTTCAAGGCACTGTTTATAGGGTTGCTTGGCATTTTACTGTTTGCCCAGTTTGCCTTTGCTGGCCCTACTTATGAAAGGGTTATGAAAACAAAAGTTATTAGAGCAGGCATTATGACAGATTCTATACCTGGAGCCTTTTATAACGATAAAGGAGAATGGGTAGGTTTTGATGTAGATATTGCTGAAGCAATTGCTAAAAGACTTGGCTGCAAGTTAGAACGGGTTGCAGTTAACAACAAAACAAGAATAGCCTTTGTCCAACAAGGCCGTATAGATATGTCTGTAGCTAATATGACTCATAAAAGAGAAAGAGATAAATCCATTGATTTCTCTATTACTTATTTTTTTGATGGGCAAAAATTTTTAGCCAAAAAAGGCAAATACACTAAATGGGAAGATTTTGTAGGTAAAAAAATCGCTGTACAACAGGGAACTACCTCAGAAATTAATGTTAAAAATCTACTCAAAAAACTTGGTGATCCAAATTATGAGAAAAATGTCATCTCCTTTCAAAAAGAATCTGAATGCTTTCAAGCTTTAAAAATGGATAGAGTTGCTGCTTGGTCAACTGACTCTACTATCCTACTTGGATACGCAGCTAAAGAACCTGGAAAATATGAATTAGTTGGAGACTTTTTTAGCGATGAACCCTATGGCATTGGCTTACCTGAAAATGACTCAGATTGGAGAGATGCTATTAATTTTACCTTACAGGATATGTGGAAAGACGGAACTTATATGAAAATTTATAATAAGTGGTATGGCCCCAATACGCCTTATTATTTTCCTTTAACTCGCTCTATTGAAATGTGGCCCTAA
- a CDS encoding amino acid ABC transporter ATP-binding protein, with the protein MIKIEHVHKWFGENHVLKDINLHIKKGEVVVICGPSGSGKSTLIRCINRLEPIQKGKILVNNVDVNSPKTNLTALRAEIGFVFQQFNLYPHMTVLENITLAPILVRRMDPKQAEELAMELLHKVNIPDKANAYPPQLSGGQQQRVAIARGLAMKPKIMLFDEPTSALDPEMINEVLDVMKGLAREGMTMVVVTHEMGFAKEVADRVIFMDEGTLIEENTPQEFFNNPKNERTKLFLSKILSH; encoded by the coding sequence TTGATAAAAATAGAACATGTGCACAAATGGTTTGGAGAGAATCACGTTTTAAAAGACATTAACTTACATATTAAAAAAGGGGAAGTTGTTGTTATCTGTGGTCCAAGTGGTTCAGGAAAAAGCACACTAATTAGATGTATTAATAGATTAGAGCCAATTCAAAAAGGAAAAATCTTGGTAAATAATGTAGACGTAAACTCCCCTAAAACCAATCTCACAGCCTTAAGAGCAGAAATCGGATTTGTTTTCCAACAATTCAACCTTTACCCTCACATGACCGTCTTAGAAAACATTACGTTAGCTCCTATTTTAGTAAGAAGAATGGATCCCAAACAAGCAGAAGAACTGGCAATGGAACTTTTACATAAAGTGAATATTCCAGACAAAGCCAATGCCTATCCGCCTCAACTTTCAGGAGGACAACAGCAAAGAGTGGCCATTGCTAGAGGCCTAGCCATGAAGCCCAAAATAATGCTATTTGATGAGCCAACGTCAGCTCTTGATCCAGAAATGATTAATGAAGTCTTAGACGTAATGAAAGGATTGGCTAGAGAGGGTATGACCATGGTAGTAGTAACTCATGAAATGGGATTTGCCAAAGAAGTAGCCGACAGAGTTATATTTATGGATGAAGGCACATTAATAGAAGAAAATACCCCTCAAGAATTCTTTAACAATCCCAAAAACGAACGCACAAAATTATTTTTAAGTAAAATACTTAGCCATTAG
- a CDS encoding sigma-54-dependent transcriptional regulator produces MAKRILFISRPEQITSFYACLQEKGFTLVLADNLSAAKKILENEDVLIIFAQVSLPGFRVENLMEWLEEKSFSIPVYVFTERGSAEEAKKIMEMGVKDYWLAPLNFEKLEIVLDSLTHDSRSSISDFTSESNFREIIGNHPSIQATLALAKRIAKSKASVLISGESGTGKELFARFIHRESGRKGAFIAVNCAALPEHLLESELFGHEKGAFTGAISKKLGKFELAHHGTILLDEITEMDINLQAKLLRVLQEEEFDRVGGTETIKIDVRVIATTNRDIEKQVKENKFREDLFYRLNVIPLKIPPLRERGEDIILLADFFIAKFCRDYKLPFKIISEQAKNWLREHSWPGNVRELQNLMERAVLLAQGKEIKVEHFLLDGKYDHLQIEENQETEREDSLEEVLSLAEMEKRMILKSLKLTGGNRTQASQLLGISVRTLRNKLNEYKKQGISIP; encoded by the coding sequence ATGGCTAAAAGAATTTTATTTATTTCTCGTCCAGAACAAATAACGTCTTTTTATGCTTGTTTACAGGAAAAAGGATTTACCCTGGTATTGGCAGACAATTTATCTGCTGCCAAAAAGATTTTGGAAAATGAAGATGTGTTAATAATTTTTGCCCAAGTAAGTTTACCTGGATTTCGCGTGGAAAATTTAATGGAGTGGCTAGAGGAAAAATCTTTTTCTATTCCTGTTTATGTGTTTACTGAAAGAGGTAGTGCTGAAGAAGCAAAAAAAATTATGGAAATGGGAGTTAAAGATTACTGGCTTGCTCCTTTAAATTTTGAAAAATTAGAAATAGTCTTAGATTCTTTAACTCATGATTCACGATCATCTATTTCTGATTTTACGTCAGAAAGTAATTTTAGAGAAATCATAGGAAATCATCCGTCAATTCAGGCTACCCTTGCTCTTGCAAAAAGAATAGCTAAATCTAAAGCCTCTGTTTTAATTTCCGGAGAGTCAGGAACAGGAAAAGAGCTTTTTGCTAGGTTTATTCATCGTGAAAGTGGCCGTAAGGGGGCTTTTATAGCAGTAAATTGTGCAGCTCTGCCAGAGCATTTATTGGAAAGTGAATTATTTGGACATGAAAAGGGGGCTTTTACTGGAGCAATTTCTAAAAAACTTGGTAAATTTGAACTAGCTCATCATGGAACAATTTTATTAGACGAAATTACAGAAATGGATATTAATCTACAAGCTAAGCTTTTAAGAGTGTTACAAGAAGAAGAATTTGATAGAGTTGGAGGAACAGAAACCATAAAGATAGATGTAAGAGTAATTGCTACAACCAATAGAGATATAGAAAAACAAGTAAAAGAAAATAAATTTCGTGAGGATCTGTTTTATCGTTTAAATGTTATTCCTTTAAAAATTCCGCCATTAAGAGAGCGAGGTGAAGATATAATTTTATTGGCTGATTTTTTTATTGCTAAGTTTTGTAGAGATTACAAACTGCCTTTTAAAATTATTTCAGAGCAAGCCAAAAATTGGTTGCGTGAACACTCATGGCCAGGGAATGTTCGGGAACTACAGAATTTAATGGAAAGGGCAGTGTTGTTGGCTCAAGGTAAAGAAATAAAAGTTGAGCACTTTTTATTAGATGGTAAATATGATCACTTACAAATAGAAGAAAACCAAGAAACAGAAAGAGAAGATTCTTTAGAAGAAGTGTTATCTTTGGCAGAGATGGAGAAAAGAATGATTTTAAAGAGTTTAAAACTTACAGGAGGCAATAGAACTCAAGCCTCTCAGCTTTTGGGGATTTCGGTGCGTACTCTTAGAAATAAACTTAATGAATATAAAAAACAGGGAATAAGTATTCCTTAA